The Vibrio tubiashii ATCC 19109 genome has a segment encoding these proteins:
- a CDS encoding TRAP transporter large permease has protein sequence MEILFLFVMVIGFMLVGVPIAISLGLSSIVFLMMHSDASLASVAQTLFNAFAGHYTLLAIPFFILASSFMSTGGVAKRIIRFAIAMVGWFRGGLAMASVVACMMFAALSGSSPATVVAIGSIVIAGMIKNGYSKDFAAGVICNAGTLGILIPPSIVMVVYAAATDVSVGRMFLGGVIPGLLAGVMLMIAIYIAARVKNLPKQPFVGWGEMFAAAKDASWGLLLVVIILGGIYGGIFTPTEAAAVAAVYSFLIANFIYKDMGPFADKKNTKPALVKIFQAFIHKDTKHTLYEAGKLTIMLLFIIANALILKHVLTEERIPQMITESMLSAGLGPITFLIVVNVLLLIGGQFMEPSGLLIIVAPLVFPIAIALGIDPIHLGIMMVVNMEIGMITPPVGLNLFVTAGVAKMSMMQVVKAALPWVAVMFLFLIIVTYVPWVSTWLPTTLMGPEIITK, from the coding sequence ATGGAAATCTTATTCTTATTCGTCATGGTGATTGGTTTTATGCTTGTTGGCGTGCCAATCGCAATTTCACTGGGCCTATCAAGTATTGTCTTTTTGATGATGCATTCAGATGCGTCGTTAGCCTCTGTCGCTCAAACTCTATTTAATGCCTTTGCTGGACACTACACCTTATTGGCAATCCCGTTTTTCATTCTCGCTTCAAGCTTTATGTCTACCGGTGGGGTAGCAAAACGTATTATTCGTTTCGCTATCGCAATGGTGGGGTGGTTCCGCGGCGGTTTAGCCATGGCTTCTGTTGTGGCGTGTATGATGTTCGCCGCGCTATCTGGTTCATCACCTGCAACGGTAGTAGCAATCGGTAGTATCGTTATCGCTGGTATGATCAAAAATGGCTATTCAAAGGATTTTGCGGCTGGGGTTATTTGTAACGCTGGTACATTGGGTATCTTGATCCCGCCTTCAATCGTAATGGTTGTCTACGCCGCGGCGACGGATGTGTCTGTAGGGCGTATGTTCCTTGGTGGTGTGATTCCTGGTCTTCTTGCAGGTGTGATGTTGATGATTGCCATTTACATTGCAGCGCGGGTGAAGAACCTACCTAAACAGCCATTCGTTGGTTGGGGAGAAATGTTTGCAGCGGCAAAAGATGCGAGCTGGGGTCTATTGCTGGTGGTTATCATCCTCGGTGGTATCTATGGCGGTATCTTTACACCAACAGAAGCGGCAGCAGTAGCAGCTGTGTACTCTTTCCTTATCGCCAACTTTATCTACAAAGATATGGGGCCGTTTGCCGATAAGAAAAACACCAAACCTGCATTAGTGAAAATCTTCCAAGCGTTCATCCACAAAGACACAAAGCATACCTTGTATGAAGCAGGTAAACTGACCATTATGTTGCTGTTTATCATTGCTAACGCTCTGATTCTAAAGCATGTACTAACGGAAGAACGCATTCCACAAATGATCACCGAGTCTATGCTATCAGCAGGTCTTGGCCCGATTACCTTCTTGATTGTGGTTAACGTTCTACTACTGATTGGCGGTCAGTTCATGGAGCCATCGGGTCTGTTGATTATCGTTGCACCGTTAGTGTTCCCGATCGCTATCGCGCTCGGTATCGACCCAATCCACCTAGGTATCATGATGGTGGTGAACATGGAGATAGGTATGATTACTCCTCCGGTCGGGCTCAACCTATTTGTAACCGCTGGGGTAGCCAAGATGTCGATGATGCAAGTGGTTAAAGCCGCACTGCCTTGGGTAGCGGTGATGTTCCTCTTCCTCATTATCGTGACATACGTGCCTTGGGTTTCGACATGGCTTCCGACCACTCTGATGGGACCAGAGATAATAACCAAGTAA
- a CDS encoding TRAP transporter small permease — MEQSIFARIGKVTDAIEETLIAFFLGAMTLLTFANVVFRYVFNDNILWALELTVFMFAWMVLVGASYGVKKHFHIGVDVVINLAPEQLRKIYALIAAACCLAFSILLLIGSWNYWYPFATERAWYETDDIPMPEMLQFLADWLNEGERYEKMPRFIPYMALPIGMALLTFRFAQITLQIISGKLDRLIAGHEAEEELEALKEELKDAGEAMEPKNNNNQNKES, encoded by the coding sequence ATGGAACAGTCAATTTTTGCCAGAATTGGGAAGGTGACAGACGCAATTGAAGAGACATTGATTGCGTTCTTTTTGGGAGCAATGACCTTGCTCACGTTCGCCAACGTTGTATTTAGATATGTCTTTAACGACAACATTTTATGGGCACTGGAACTTACCGTGTTCATGTTTGCTTGGATGGTTCTTGTCGGCGCTTCGTACGGCGTTAAAAAGCATTTTCACATCGGTGTCGATGTGGTGATTAACCTTGCTCCAGAGCAACTACGTAAAATCTATGCCTTGATTGCTGCGGCATGTTGTTTGGCTTTCTCAATTCTGCTGTTGATTGGTTCATGGAACTACTGGTATCCGTTTGCAACCGAGCGCGCTTGGTACGAAACAGACGATATTCCAATGCCAGAAATGCTGCAATTCCTTGCTGATTGGCTTAATGAAGGCGAGCGCTACGAAAAAATGCCGCGCTTTATTCCTTATATGGCGCTGCCGATTGGCATGGCGCTACTCACATTCCGTTTTGCTCAAATTACGCTGCAAATCATCTCAGGTAAATTGGACCGCTTAATTGCTGGTCATGAAGCGGAAGAAGAGTTAGAAGCGCTAAAAGAAGAGCTCAAGGATGCTGGTGAAGCGATGGAGCCGAAGAACAACAATAACCAGAACAAGGAAAGCTAA